A DNA window from Vigna angularis cultivar LongXiaoDou No.4 chromosome 1, ASM1680809v1, whole genome shotgun sequence contains the following coding sequences:
- the LOC108347084 gene encoding uncharacterized protein LOC108347084: MADWGPVVIAVVLFVLLSPGLLFQIPSRGRIAEFGNMQTSGASILVHAIIYFGLITIFLIAIGVHIQTG, encoded by the coding sequence ATGGCTGATTGGGGTCCGGTGGTGATCGCAGTGGTGCTGTTCGTGCTCTTAAGCCCAGGCCTTCTCTTCCAGATACCATCCAGGGGAAGAATCGCGGAGTTCGGCAACATGCAAACCAGTGGAGCCTCCATTTTGGTTCACGCCATCATCTACTTCGGCCTCATCACCATCTTCCTCATTGCCATCGGCGTTCACATCCAAACCGGCTAG